A single region of the Vidua macroura isolate BioBank_ID:100142 chromosome 12, ASM2450914v1, whole genome shotgun sequence genome encodes:
- the LYSMD2 gene encoding lysM and putative peptidoglycan-binding domain-containing protein 2: MAEALRQEPAGGPESEAELSQRLARTKARSYGSTASVAAPLAERYVEHRLSAGDTLQGIALKYGVTMEQIKRANKLFTNDCIFLRKTLNIPVISEKPLLFNGLNSLESPENETVDSSPSCDEGLVAVQEESSSSPSPPEPDNQPTAPEELSAKDFLQRLDLQIKLSKQAARKLKDDNVRDEENEEGPYATSSYHQ, from the exons ATGGCCGAGGCGCTGCGCCAGGAGCCGGCGGGCGGGCCCGAGTCGGAGGCCGAGCTGTCGCAGCGGCTCGCCCGCACCAAGGCCCGCTCGTACGGCAGCACGGCGAGCGTGGCCGCGCCGCTGGCCGAGCGCTACGTGGAGCACCGGCTGAGCGCCGGGGACACGCTGCAGGGCATCGCCCTCAAGTACGGCGTCACG ATGGAACAAATAAAGAGGGCAAATAAACTTTTCACTAATGACTGTATATTTCTGAGGAAAACCCTGAATATTCCAGTTATATCAGAGAAACCATTACTGTTCAATGGACTCAATTCACTGGAGTCTCCTGAGAACGAAACTGTTGACAGCTCCCCTTCCTGTGATGAAGGACTAGTGGCAGTTCAGGAAGAAAGTAGTTCTTCTCCCAGTCCTCCAGAGCCTGACAATCAGCCCACTGCACCAGAAGAATTATCTGCCAAAGATTTCCTACAGAGATTGGACTTGCAGATTAAGTTATCCAAACAAGCAGCCAGAAAACTAAAAGATGACAATGTCAG